In Drosophila nasuta strain 15112-1781.00 chromosome 4, ASM2355853v1, whole genome shotgun sequence, a single genomic region encodes these proteins:
- the LOC132794849 gene encoding polyamine-transporting ATPase 13A3 isoform X1 produces MPAASTAAAADIIERVDGSCVHADRNTSLCPELLPMKPIFDSTGVQTTTNVNKPKSALHIPCNATKNNLIKLNWWNSTVAQPNSATSSTIISKGPCIATNLPPTKDNNNTTTEQSSFNTPTPEHLHHRRCSNERDQMWKPPITSADVSMTLDLDETFDLQESQLLVKEPKPYMAVLNQDQQDQMKISGYRRSHLRLILCWICICLTGGLLRLVLHWWRHWYLIATCQPCPLEEAQQVLVEEDYQGKHKLYHVKPVQIITIQHLKNLFYEKVPDETIDDNKLQLSVHFSSAHFKSCRTLRTFRCKQLVYAWDSGTSNFNKINGLDVNVPCSYFHQQRGLALHEQLSRGIVFGVNEITVPLKDVKTLLFLEVLNPFYVFQIFSVILWFTYDYYYYACVIMLMSIFGITMSIIQTKKNQNVLHKTVLNTGHALVVNAKGVPREVLTSSLVPGDIIEIPTSGCTMQCDAVLLSGNCIMDESMLTGESVPVTKTPLPMKRDVIFDKKEHVRHTLFCGTKVIQTRYIGSKKVLAFVINTGNVTAKGGLIRSILYPPPVDYKFEQDSYKFIQCLALIAFVGFIYTLVTKILRGTDATKLIVESLDLITIVVPPALPAAMTVGRFYAQKRLKYNDIYCISPRSINVAGSIDCCCFDKTGTLTEDGMDMWGVVPKSSTNQFQIPLKDIGRLPYDHFLFGMVTCHSITVMNGTMTGDPLDLKMFESTGWILEDFNNIPENEKYGLIYPTILRQPNRVNLGTESKAAPAPVIRQSSVDDLLANVGLSQSEMHFDHGIVREFPFASNLQRMAVITRCLSARGFNVYCKGSPEMIQQLCLPQTLPDDYTQQLSMFAKQGFRIIALGFKALSPKINYTKVQRLSRDDVEHNLEFLGFVIMENRLKADTTAVINSLNLANIRTIMITGDNILTAMSVARDCGIVSSSQAVVTVHAVPSSSPSDKIDSNHQHQHTQYQLQYTLELGSETINMAAPTLNGNKTCLGAGAAFVQHIELSQSNNSLMNSCDSSCTTSVLPNSNSLTSVKTVDTWTHNDDNVDVEIGVTSSQSLNQQHDCWRQNYTFAMDGNTWQIVHDRFPSQMANILTRGAIYARMSPEQKQALIVELQNLDYYVAMCGDGANDCGALKVAHTGISLSETESSIASPFTSRKPTIAAVPMVIKEGRAALVTSFGIFKYMAAYSLVQFISVMILYSINSNLTDKQYLYIDLGLISVFAFFFGKTEAYAGQLVSQVPLSSLISATPLASLLLHLAAVIVFQVAGWLQLHQQTWFRPFEQTADNEHLGCYENYTMFAISSFQYVILAFVFSKGAPYRKPIWSNWPLCLTMAINLAIIIYLVLYPSEWISQFFQLVVPPEISFRLVMLSYGVAAFITHVLIETFIIEYWLFQHCQVQREKNPCTSTRKYMQLQYDMQSFDKWPPITDAFGVHDSTSSDPPTTEMQQPTYVNLSAEQHPDAVQYGIFPGFFENVTTQNAVND; encoded by the exons ATGCCTGCTGCAAGTACCGCAGCCGCCGCCGATATAATTGAACGTGTAGATGGTTCATGTGTGCATGCAGATCGTAACACAAGTCTTTGCCCGGAGCTCTTGCCAATGAAGCCAATTTTCGATAGCACTGGCGTACAAACTACAACGAATGTAAATAAACCTAAGTCTGCGCTTCATATTCCTTGCAATGCCACAAAGAATAATCTTATAAAACTCAACTGGTGGAATTCAACCGTAGCACAACCGAATTCAGCAACTTCGTCGACCATAATATCAAAAGGTCCCTGTATAGCAACTAATCTTCCACCTACAAAGGATAATAACAATACTACTACAGAACAAAGCAGTTTTAATACACCTACACCCGAGCACCTGCATCATCGTCGTTGTTCAAATGAAAGGGATCAGATGTGGAAACCACCTATTACGTCAGCTGATGTTAGTATGACGCTTGATCTTGATGAAACTTTCGATCTTCAAGAATCACAATTACTTGTGAAGG AACCGAAACCATACATGGCCGTCCTTAACCAGGATCAACAAGATCAAATGAAAATCAGTGGCTATCGTCGATCACATTTGCGGTTGATTTTGTGTTGGATATGCATTTGCTTAACTGGAGGATTATTGCGTCTAGTATTACATTGGTGGCGTCATTGGTATTTGATAGCCACATGTCAACCATGTCCTTTGGAAGAGGCCCAGCAAGTCCTGGTTGAAGAAGATTATCAAGGAAAGCACAAGCTTTACCACGTAAAGCCTGTCCAAATTATaactattcaacatttaaa aaatttattttacgaAAAAGTTCCTGATGAAACCATCGATGATAATAAGCTTCAACTCTCCGTTCATTTCTCATCAGCACATTTCAAAA GCTGTCGAACGTTGAGAACGTTTCGTTGTAAACAATTGGTTTATGCATGGGACAGTGGCACTAGcaactttaataaaattaacgGACTAGATGTGAACGTGCCTTGCTCTTACTTCCATCAGCAACGTGGATTAGCACTCCATGAGCAACTATCTCGTGGCATTGTGTTTGGTGTCAATGAGATAACAGTACCCTTAAAAGACGTGAAAACACTATTGTTTTTGGAGGTTCTGAACCCgttttatgtatttcaaatattttctgtGATCCTATGGTTCAcctatgattattattattatgcttgTGTCATCATGCTGATGTCGATATTTGGCATTACCATGTCAATCATTCAAACAAAGAAG AATCAAAATGTATTACATAAGACTGTGTTGAATACAGGTCATGCATTAGTTGTAAATGCCAAAGGAGTGCCTAGAGAAGTGTTAACATCATCTCTGGTACCCGGTGACATTATTGAAATACCAACATCAGGTTGTACAATGCAATGTGATGCTGTCCTACTGTCTGGTAACTGCATCATGGACGAATCAATGCTGACGGGAGAGAGTGTGCCGGTGACTAAAACACCTCTGCCAATGAAGCGTGATGTCATCTTTGACAAAAAAGAACATGTGAGGCACACTTTGTTTTGCGGTACTAAGGTCATTCAGACACGTTATATTGGGTCGAAAAAAGTGTTGGCTTTCGTCATAAATACGGGTAATGTAACTGCGAAAGGAGGCCTAATACGATCGATATTATATCCACCGCCCGTCGATTACAAGTTCGAGCAAGACTCATACAAATTTATTCAGTGTTTAGCTCTGATCGCTTTTGTTGGCTTTATATACACGCTGGTTACAAAA ATATTACGTGGTACCGATGCGACAAAACTAATCGTGGAATCATTGGATTTAATAACGATTGTTGTGCCCCCAGCATTGCCAGCTGCAATGACTGTTGGTCGATTTTATGCGCAAAaacgattaaaatataatgaCATTTATTGTATATCGCCTCGTTCTATAAATGTCGCTGGTAGTAttgattgttgctgctttgatAAG ACTGGAACTTTGACGGAGGATGGCATGGATATGTGGGGTGTTGTTCCAAAATCATCGacaaatcaatttcaaataccTTTAAAGGATATCGGTCGATTGCCCTACgatcattttttatttggcatGGTGACGTGCCACTCGATTACTGTTATGAATGGTACTATGACGGGTGATCCTTTAGATCTGAAGATGTTTGAGTCAACCGGCTGGATTCTGGaagattttaataatataccagaaaatgaaaaatatggcCTCATTTATCCCACAATACTACGCCAGCCGAATCGTGTCAATTTAGGCACTGAGTCAAAAGCAGCGCCTGCACCAGTTATTCGACAATCATCAGTAGACGATCTACTAGCTAATGTTGGCCTATCCCAGTCGGAGATGCATTTTGATCATGGGATTGTTCGTGAGTTTCCATTCGCATCGAATTTGCAACGAATGGCTGTAATCACGCGTTGTTTAAGCGCTCGAGGATTCAATGTATACTGCAAGGGATCACCTGAGATGATACAACAATTATGCCTGCCCCAGACTTTGCCCGATGATTATACACAACAGCTCTCGATGTTTGCCAAGCAAGGATTCCGCATTATCGCTTTGGGTTTTAAGGCACTAAGCCCAAAAATTAACTACACAAAAGTGCAGCGGCTGTCGCGCGATGATGTTGAACATAATTTAGAGTTTCTTGGTTTTGTGATAATGGAAAATCGGTTGAAAGCCGACACCACGGCTGTAATTAATTCACTAAATTTGGCAAACATTCGCACGATCATGATCACTGGTGATAATATACTGACAGCGATGAGCGTAGCTCGAGATTGTGGTATTGTGAGTTCATCACAAGCAGTAGTTACGGTGCATGCGGTGCCATCGTCGTCACCTTCGGACAAGATTGATTCtaatcatcaacatcaacatacTCAATATCAACTACAGTATACTCTCGAGCTAGGCAGTGAAACAATTAATATGGCCGCACCCACTCTAAACGGCAATAAAACATGCTTGGGAGCTGGAGCTGCATTTGTTCAGCATATTGAGCTATCGCAGTCAAACAACTCTTTGATGAACAGCTGCGATTCAAGTTGTACAACGAGCGTACTacctaacagcaacagcttaaCTAGCGTAAAAACTGTTGATACATGGACTCACAATGATGACAATGTGGATGTAGAAATTGGTGTGACAAGCAGTCAATCACTTAACCAGCAACATGACTGTTGGCGACAAAATTACACATTTGCAATGGATGGCAATACCTGGCAAATCGTGCATGATCGTTTTCCCAGTcaaatggcaaacattttaacGCGTGGCGCAATTTATGCACGCATGTCCCCCGAACAAAAGCAAGCTCTCATTGTGGAATTGCAAAATTTGGACTATTACGTGGCCATGTGCGGAGATGGTGCTAACGATTGTGGTGCACTTAAGGTCGCACACACTGGTATATCGCTTAGCGAAACGGAATCTTCAATCGCTTCACCGTTCACATCACGAAAGCCAACCATTGCTGCTGTACCGATGGTAATTAAGGAAGGGCGTGCCGCGTTAGTGACatcatttggcatatttaagtatatgGCTGCCTATTCGCTGGTTCAATTTATATCTGTCATGATATTGTACTCCATCAACTCGAACCTCACGGATAAACAGTATTTATACATCGACCTAGGACTCATCTCGGTATTTGCATTCTTTTTTGGCAAAACCGAGGCTTACGCTGGCCAACTAGTTAGTCAGGTGCCTCTCAGTTCATTGATATCAGCGACGCCTTTGGCCTCGCTCCTCTTGCATCTGGCTGCTGTGATTGTCTTCCAGGTAGCGG GTTGGTTGCAGCTACACCAGCAGACCTGGTTTCGACCATTCGAGCAAACAGCAGATAATGAACATTTAGGCTGCTATGAAAACTATACGATGTTTGCCATATCCAGTTTCCAGTATGTTATACTTGCTTTTGTCTTCTCAAAGGGTGCTCCATATCGTAAACCCATCTGGTCCAATTGGCCCTTATGCCTGACCATGGCGATCAACTTGGCCATCATCATTTATCTAGTGCTGTACCCCAGTGAATGGATATCGCAATTTTTCCAACTAGTCGTTCCGCCCGAGATATCATTTCGCCTAGTTATGCTGTCGTATGGCGTGGCTGCATTTATTACCCACGTTCTAATTGAAACATTTATAATCGAATATTGGCTATTTCAACATTGTCAAGTGCAACGAGAGAAAAACCCTTGCACATCCACTCGTAAATATATGCAATTGCAATACGACATGCAATCATTTGATAAATGGCCACCCATAACGGATGCCTTTGGTGTACATGATTCAACTTCAAGTGATCCACCAACAACAGAAATGCAGCAACcaacatatgtaaatttaagTGCTGAACAGCATCCAGATGCCGTACAATATGGCATCTTTCCCGGGTTTTTTGAAAACGTAACCACTCAAAATGCAGTCAATGATTAG
- the LOC132794849 gene encoding polyamine-transporting ATPase 13A3 isoform X2 has translation MSCDVLREPKPYMAVLNQDQQDQMKISGYRRSHLRLILCWICICLTGGLLRLVLHWWRHWYLIATCQPCPLEEAQQVLVEEDYQGKHKLYHVKPVQIITIQHLKNLFYEKVPDETIDDNKLQLSVHFSSAHFKSCRTLRTFRCKQLVYAWDSGTSNFNKINGLDVNVPCSYFHQQRGLALHEQLSRGIVFGVNEITVPLKDVKTLLFLEVLNPFYVFQIFSVILWFTYDYYYYACVIMLMSIFGITMSIIQTKKNQNVLHKTVLNTGHALVVNAKGVPREVLTSSLVPGDIIEIPTSGCTMQCDAVLLSGNCIMDESMLTGESVPVTKTPLPMKRDVIFDKKEHVRHTLFCGTKVIQTRYIGSKKVLAFVINTGNVTAKGGLIRSILYPPPVDYKFEQDSYKFIQCLALIAFVGFIYTLVTKILRGTDATKLIVESLDLITIVVPPALPAAMTVGRFYAQKRLKYNDIYCISPRSINVAGSIDCCCFDKTGTLTEDGMDMWGVVPKSSTNQFQIPLKDIGRLPYDHFLFGMVTCHSITVMNGTMTGDPLDLKMFESTGWILEDFNNIPENEKYGLIYPTILRQPNRVNLGTESKAAPAPVIRQSSVDDLLANVGLSQSEMHFDHGIVREFPFASNLQRMAVITRCLSARGFNVYCKGSPEMIQQLCLPQTLPDDYTQQLSMFAKQGFRIIALGFKALSPKINYTKVQRLSRDDVEHNLEFLGFVIMENRLKADTTAVINSLNLANIRTIMITGDNILTAMSVARDCGIVSSSQAVVTVHAVPSSSPSDKIDSNHQHQHTQYQLQYTLELGSETINMAAPTLNGNKTCLGAGAAFVQHIELSQSNNSLMNSCDSSCTTSVLPNSNSLTSVKTVDTWTHNDDNVDVEIGVTSSQSLNQQHDCWRQNYTFAMDGNTWQIVHDRFPSQMANILTRGAIYARMSPEQKQALIVELQNLDYYVAMCGDGANDCGALKVAHTGISLSETESSIASPFTSRKPTIAAVPMVIKEGRAALVTSFGIFKYMAAYSLVQFISVMILYSINSNLTDKQYLYIDLGLISVFAFFFGKTEAYAGQLVSQVPLSSLISATPLASLLLHLAAVIVFQVAGWLQLHQQTWFRPFEQTADNEHLGCYENYTMFAISSFQYVILAFVFSKGAPYRKPIWSNWPLCLTMAINLAIIIYLVLYPSEWISQFFQLVVPPEISFRLVMLSYGVAAFITHVLIETFIIEYWLFQHCQVQREKNPCTSTRKYMQLQYDMQSFDKWPPITDAFGVHDSTSSDPPTTEMQQPTYVNLSAEQHPDAVQYGIFPGFFENVTTQNAVND, from the exons ATGAGCTGCGATGTATTGCGAG AACCGAAACCATACATGGCCGTCCTTAACCAGGATCAACAAGATCAAATGAAAATCAGTGGCTATCGTCGATCACATTTGCGGTTGATTTTGTGTTGGATATGCATTTGCTTAACTGGAGGATTATTGCGTCTAGTATTACATTGGTGGCGTCATTGGTATTTGATAGCCACATGTCAACCATGTCCTTTGGAAGAGGCCCAGCAAGTCCTGGTTGAAGAAGATTATCAAGGAAAGCACAAGCTTTACCACGTAAAGCCTGTCCAAATTATaactattcaacatttaaa aaatttattttacgaAAAAGTTCCTGATGAAACCATCGATGATAATAAGCTTCAACTCTCCGTTCATTTCTCATCAGCACATTTCAAAA GCTGTCGAACGTTGAGAACGTTTCGTTGTAAACAATTGGTTTATGCATGGGACAGTGGCACTAGcaactttaataaaattaacgGACTAGATGTGAACGTGCCTTGCTCTTACTTCCATCAGCAACGTGGATTAGCACTCCATGAGCAACTATCTCGTGGCATTGTGTTTGGTGTCAATGAGATAACAGTACCCTTAAAAGACGTGAAAACACTATTGTTTTTGGAGGTTCTGAACCCgttttatgtatttcaaatattttctgtGATCCTATGGTTCAcctatgattattattattatgcttgTGTCATCATGCTGATGTCGATATTTGGCATTACCATGTCAATCATTCAAACAAAGAAG AATCAAAATGTATTACATAAGACTGTGTTGAATACAGGTCATGCATTAGTTGTAAATGCCAAAGGAGTGCCTAGAGAAGTGTTAACATCATCTCTGGTACCCGGTGACATTATTGAAATACCAACATCAGGTTGTACAATGCAATGTGATGCTGTCCTACTGTCTGGTAACTGCATCATGGACGAATCAATGCTGACGGGAGAGAGTGTGCCGGTGACTAAAACACCTCTGCCAATGAAGCGTGATGTCATCTTTGACAAAAAAGAACATGTGAGGCACACTTTGTTTTGCGGTACTAAGGTCATTCAGACACGTTATATTGGGTCGAAAAAAGTGTTGGCTTTCGTCATAAATACGGGTAATGTAACTGCGAAAGGAGGCCTAATACGATCGATATTATATCCACCGCCCGTCGATTACAAGTTCGAGCAAGACTCATACAAATTTATTCAGTGTTTAGCTCTGATCGCTTTTGTTGGCTTTATATACACGCTGGTTACAAAA ATATTACGTGGTACCGATGCGACAAAACTAATCGTGGAATCATTGGATTTAATAACGATTGTTGTGCCCCCAGCATTGCCAGCTGCAATGACTGTTGGTCGATTTTATGCGCAAAaacgattaaaatataatgaCATTTATTGTATATCGCCTCGTTCTATAAATGTCGCTGGTAGTAttgattgttgctgctttgatAAG ACTGGAACTTTGACGGAGGATGGCATGGATATGTGGGGTGTTGTTCCAAAATCATCGacaaatcaatttcaaataccTTTAAAGGATATCGGTCGATTGCCCTACgatcattttttatttggcatGGTGACGTGCCACTCGATTACTGTTATGAATGGTACTATGACGGGTGATCCTTTAGATCTGAAGATGTTTGAGTCAACCGGCTGGATTCTGGaagattttaataatataccagaaaatgaaaaatatggcCTCATTTATCCCACAATACTACGCCAGCCGAATCGTGTCAATTTAGGCACTGAGTCAAAAGCAGCGCCTGCACCAGTTATTCGACAATCATCAGTAGACGATCTACTAGCTAATGTTGGCCTATCCCAGTCGGAGATGCATTTTGATCATGGGATTGTTCGTGAGTTTCCATTCGCATCGAATTTGCAACGAATGGCTGTAATCACGCGTTGTTTAAGCGCTCGAGGATTCAATGTATACTGCAAGGGATCACCTGAGATGATACAACAATTATGCCTGCCCCAGACTTTGCCCGATGATTATACACAACAGCTCTCGATGTTTGCCAAGCAAGGATTCCGCATTATCGCTTTGGGTTTTAAGGCACTAAGCCCAAAAATTAACTACACAAAAGTGCAGCGGCTGTCGCGCGATGATGTTGAACATAATTTAGAGTTTCTTGGTTTTGTGATAATGGAAAATCGGTTGAAAGCCGACACCACGGCTGTAATTAATTCACTAAATTTGGCAAACATTCGCACGATCATGATCACTGGTGATAATATACTGACAGCGATGAGCGTAGCTCGAGATTGTGGTATTGTGAGTTCATCACAAGCAGTAGTTACGGTGCATGCGGTGCCATCGTCGTCACCTTCGGACAAGATTGATTCtaatcatcaacatcaacatacTCAATATCAACTACAGTATACTCTCGAGCTAGGCAGTGAAACAATTAATATGGCCGCACCCACTCTAAACGGCAATAAAACATGCTTGGGAGCTGGAGCTGCATTTGTTCAGCATATTGAGCTATCGCAGTCAAACAACTCTTTGATGAACAGCTGCGATTCAAGTTGTACAACGAGCGTACTacctaacagcaacagcttaaCTAGCGTAAAAACTGTTGATACATGGACTCACAATGATGACAATGTGGATGTAGAAATTGGTGTGACAAGCAGTCAATCACTTAACCAGCAACATGACTGTTGGCGACAAAATTACACATTTGCAATGGATGGCAATACCTGGCAAATCGTGCATGATCGTTTTCCCAGTcaaatggcaaacattttaacGCGTGGCGCAATTTATGCACGCATGTCCCCCGAACAAAAGCAAGCTCTCATTGTGGAATTGCAAAATTTGGACTATTACGTGGCCATGTGCGGAGATGGTGCTAACGATTGTGGTGCACTTAAGGTCGCACACACTGGTATATCGCTTAGCGAAACGGAATCTTCAATCGCTTCACCGTTCACATCACGAAAGCCAACCATTGCTGCTGTACCGATGGTAATTAAGGAAGGGCGTGCCGCGTTAGTGACatcatttggcatatttaagtatatgGCTGCCTATTCGCTGGTTCAATTTATATCTGTCATGATATTGTACTCCATCAACTCGAACCTCACGGATAAACAGTATTTATACATCGACCTAGGACTCATCTCGGTATTTGCATTCTTTTTTGGCAAAACCGAGGCTTACGCTGGCCAACTAGTTAGTCAGGTGCCTCTCAGTTCATTGATATCAGCGACGCCTTTGGCCTCGCTCCTCTTGCATCTGGCTGCTGTGATTGTCTTCCAGGTAGCGG GTTGGTTGCAGCTACACCAGCAGACCTGGTTTCGACCATTCGAGCAAACAGCAGATAATGAACATTTAGGCTGCTATGAAAACTATACGATGTTTGCCATATCCAGTTTCCAGTATGTTATACTTGCTTTTGTCTTCTCAAAGGGTGCTCCATATCGTAAACCCATCTGGTCCAATTGGCCCTTATGCCTGACCATGGCGATCAACTTGGCCATCATCATTTATCTAGTGCTGTACCCCAGTGAATGGATATCGCAATTTTTCCAACTAGTCGTTCCGCCCGAGATATCATTTCGCCTAGTTATGCTGTCGTATGGCGTGGCTGCATTTATTACCCACGTTCTAATTGAAACATTTATAATCGAATATTGGCTATTTCAACATTGTCAAGTGCAACGAGAGAAAAACCCTTGCACATCCACTCGTAAATATATGCAATTGCAATACGACATGCAATCATTTGATAAATGGCCACCCATAACGGATGCCTTTGGTGTACATGATTCAACTTCAAGTGATCCACCAACAACAGAAATGCAGCAACcaacatatgtaaatttaagTGCTGAACAGCATCCAGATGCCGTACAATATGGCATCTTTCCCGGGTTTTTTGAAAACGTAACCACTCAAAATGCAGTCAATGATTAG